The following coding sequences are from one Ctenopharyngodon idella isolate HZGC_01 chromosome 17, HZGC01, whole genome shotgun sequence window:
- the odc1 gene encoding ornithine decarboxylase, whose translation MTTLTGSDFDFTFLEEGFCARDIVEQKINESSLSDDKDAFYVADLGDVLKKHLRWLRVLPRITPFYAVKCNDSRAVVTTLASLGAGFDCASKTEIQIVQSVGVDPSRIIYANPCKQVSQIKYASTHGVQMMTFDSDVELMKVARCHDSAKLVLRIATDDSKAVCRLSVKFGATLKSSRLLLERAKDLGLDVIGVSFHVGSGCTDPETYSQAISDARYVFDMGAELGYNMTLLDIGGGFPGSDDTKLKFEEIAAVINPALDKYFPADSGVRIIAEPGRYYVASAYTLAVNIIAKKVIMKEQSGSDEEEDGTNDRTLMYYVNDGVYGSFNCILYDHAHVLPTLHKKPKPDERMYPCSIWGPTCDGLDRIVEQCSLPDMQVGDWLLFENMGAYTVAASSTFNGFQKPDIYYIMSRTAWQCMQQIRAQGIPLPAEEQCTGNMPSHCGRESTLDVPAKPCPTQVL comes from the exons ATGACCACTTTGACTGGATCAGACTTTGACTTCACCTTCCTGGAGGAGGGATTCTGTGCACGTGATATCGTGGAACAGAAGATCAACGAGTCATCCTTATCA GATGACAAAGATGCCTTTTACGTGGCTGACCTGGGTGACGTCCTGAAGAAGCACCTCCGTTGGTTGCGCGTTTTACCCCGCATCACACCGTTCTATGCAGTGAAGTGCAACGACAGCAGGGCTGTCGTCACGACGCTGGCGTCTCTGGGAGCTGGATTCGACTGTGCGAGCAAG ACGGAGATCCAGATCGTGCAGTCTGTGGGTGTGGATCCCAGCAGGATCATCTATGCCAACCCCTGCAAGCAGGTGTCTCAGATCAAATACGCCTCTACTCACGGAGTGCAGATGATGACATTTGACAGTGACGTGGAGCTCATGAAGGTGGCCCGATGCCATGATAGTGCCAA ACTGGTTCTCCGTATCGCCACTGACGACTCCAAGGCCGTGTGCAGGTTAAGTGTGAAGTTTGgtgccacattaaagagcagcCGTCTGTTGCTGGAGAGGGCGAAGGATCTTGGGCTGGATGTGATTGGAGTCAGTTTCCATGTGGGCAGCGGTTGCACTGATCCTGAGACATACAGCCAGGCAATCTCAGACGCACGCTATGTTtttgacatgggg GCGGAGCTGGGATATAACATGACCCTGCTTGATATTGGCGGAGGCTTTCCAGGCTCAGATGACACCAAACTGAAATTTGAagag ATCGCTGCTGTGATTAACCCTGCACTGGATAAATACTTCCCTGCTGACTCTGGCGTGAGGATAATTGCCGAACCTGGCCGCTATTATGTGGCGTCTGCATACACGCTGGCAGTCAACATCATTGCCAAAAAGGTCATCATGAAGGAGCAATCTGGTTCTGATG AAGAAGAGGATGGGACCAATGACAGAACCTTGATGTACTACGTGAATGATGGCGTTTATGGTTCCTTCAACTGCATTCTGTACGACCATGCGCATGTCTTGCCCACTTTGCACAAG AAACCCAAGCCTGATGAGCGCATGTACCCATGCAGTATTTGGGGCCCGACCTGTGATGGGCTCGACCGCATTGTGGAGCAATGCAGCCTGCCTGACATGCAGGTGGGCGACTGGCTGCTTTTCGAGAACATGGGTGCCTACACTGTAGCTGCGTCCTCCACCTTCAATGGCTTCCAGAAACCTGATATTTATTACATCATGTCCCGAACAGCCTG GCAATGCATGCAGCAGATCCGTGCCCAGGGGATTCCACTTCCTGCTGAGGAGCAATGCACTGGAAACATGCCATCACACTGCGGACGCGAGAGCACCTTGGACGTGCCAGCCAAGCCATGCCCTACTCAAGTGTTGTAA